From the Helicoverpa armigera isolate CAAS_96S chromosome 16, ASM3070526v1, whole genome shotgun sequence genome, one window contains:
- the LOC110372137 gene encoding disheveled-associated activator of morphogenesis 1 isoform X3, which yields MNKTRFFSLKRKQSIAKVHNDEPPEITYCVVGGEGGLALQAVTPTHPMPPQDELDAKFAELVEELDLTAVNKAAMMALPAAKKWQIYCSRRPPPGQPPPLATAPQLEEYIKALNEIADAFASSEGIPPAEACALVEGLKTALRTRAHSFVLRFIKQGGLGSLLDALQRAPRDDASTRHNLIAAIKALMNNSTGRAHVLAHPTSIDLIAQSLDTDNVKTKVAALEILGAVCLVPGGHKKVLEAMVHYQKYAGERARFQSIMNELDRSTGAYRDDLGLKTAIMSFVNAVLNYGPGEESLEFRLHLRYELLMLGIQPVIEKLRKYENETLDRHIEFFEMVRNEDERELARRFDKEHVDTKSATSMFELLRRKLSHTGAYPHLLSMLEHLLLLPLEYNPMSQHWLLLDRVVQQVVLQQPAAGSRANSDQGSERGSTSDTTKIYDPDVAPLEINVGEIVHLLAKEEELVAARTKAENLERENVDLATELAKKEKQVDEQSQEREELEGVVSRFKERLERETAAHMECSERARAAATRALQLEQQLNQERVERARFEKLVSEGSIPDDAKVSNLKSAVIETCSVPPPPPPPLLSAPPAPPAPPAPAPPPAPLAPLAPLAPAPPRAKKNVPTPGNPLKSFNWSKLPDTKLHGTIWQELDDTKLYNAMDLHTIDKMFCAYQKNGVQNEGSVEDLRQLGSKPRTKILTVIDGRRAQNCTILLSKLKMTDEEICRAILRMDSGEQLPIDMVEQLVKFTPSAEEAALLEEHQDELDSMARADRFLYEISKIPHYSQRVRLLLFKKKFSGAAAEATARACVVLRAARDMPRSRRLRALLEIVLALGNYMNRGARGNASGFRLTSLNKLADTKSSVSRNTTLLHYLVEMLESQFKDILLLEEDLPHVRAAAKVCVEQLERDVAALRAGLRDVARELEYHAALPARPQQDMFLPVMREFHAHAVCSFTQLEDLFHDMKSRLEACAHAFGEEASASPEQLFGALDAFLTQLGDARAECDAARRRRDDEERRTRHEQELKKRTMERKQASSLLSSVGKSLGKSNGNTDCNGHSDSSRDGTLTNGQKGEFDDLISALRTGDVFGDDVAKFKRSRKASKVSHKGRDSPPRGICREDFRERQKN from the exons GAAGAGCTGGACCTGACAGCCGTGAACAAAGCAGCCATGATGGCTCTCCCCGCGGCCAAGAAGTGGCAGATCTACTGCAGCCGGCGGCCTCCACCTGGACAGCCTCCACCACTAGCCACCGCGCCGCAGCTCGAAGAGTACATCAAGGCTCTTAACGAGATTGCTGAT GCCTTCGCATCATCAGAAGGCATACCACCAGCAGAAGCGTGCGCCCTAGTCGAAGGCCTCAAAACAGCATTACGGACACGAGCTCACAGCTTTGTACTCCGGTTCATCAAGCAGGGAGGCCTAGGTTCCTTGCTAGATGCCCTACAGCGAGCGCCAAGGGATGATGCTTCCACCAGGCATAACCTCATTGCGGCTATTAAAGCGCTCATGAACAACTCT ACGGGGCGCGCGCATGTGCTGGCTCACCCCACGAGCATCGATCTGATCGCACAGTCCTTAGACACTGACAATGTTAAGACAAAGGTCGCTGCACTTGAGATACTGGGAGCCGTTTGTCTTGTACCAGGAGGACATAAGAAG GTACTAGAAGCGATGGTCCACTACCAAAAATACGCGGGCGAGCGTGCCCGCTTCCAAAGCATTATGAACGAGTTGGACCGCAGTACCGGCGCCTACAGAGATGACCTTGGCTTGAAGACTGCCATCATGTCCTTCGTTAACGCCGTACTTAATTATGGACCGGGGGAAGAGAGCTTGGAGTTCAGGCTGCATTTGAGATATGAGCTGCTTATGTTGGGGATACAACCAG TAATCGAAAAACTCCGCAAATACGAAAACGAAACCCTGGACCGTCACATCGAGTTCTTCGAGATGGTTCGCAATGAGGACGAGAGGGAACTAGCGAGGCGGTTCGATAAGGAACATGTTGACACCAAGAGTGCTACTTCCATGTTCGAGCTGCTGAGGAGGAAGCTCAGCCATACTGGTGCTTACCCACATCTGCTGTCTATGTTGGAGCATCTACTGCTACTGCCAT TGGAATACAACCCGATGTCCCAGCACTGGCTGCTGCTGGACCGCGTGGTGCAGCAGGTGGTGCTGCAGCAGCCGGCCGCCGGCAGCCGCGCCAACTCCGACCAGGGCAGCGAGAGGGGCAGCACTTCTGATACTACTAAG ATCTATGACCCGGACGTAGCTCCTCTAGAGATCAACGTCGGCGAGATAGTCCATCTTTTAGCCAAAGAAGAAGAGCTGGTAGCCGCCAGGACGAAAGCCGAGAACTTGGAGAGAGAAAATGTGGATCTCGCTACCGAACTCGCTAAGAAG GAGAAGCAAGTGGATGAGCAGAGCCAAGAGCGAGAGGAGCTAGAAGGAGTCGTGTCACGCTTCAAGGAACGCCTTGAGCGCGAGACTGCGGCGCATATGGAGTGCTCCGAGcgagcccgcgccgccgccaccaGGGCTCTGCAGCTTGAGCAGCAG CTGAACCAGGAACGAGTCGAACGAGCGAGGTTTGAGAAACTAGTCAGTGAAGGAAGCATACCTGATGACGCCAAG GTCAGCAACCTAAAGAGCGCCGTCATTGAAACTTGCTCAGTTCCACCGCCTCCCCCTCCTCCCTTGTTAAGCGCCCCACCCGCGCCTCCCGCCCCACCTGCTCCTGCACCCCCTCCCGCGCCCCTAGCTCCTCTAGCCCCCCTCGCCCCCGCTCCACCTCGAGCAAAGAAGAACGTGCCAACTCCTGGTAATCCTCTGAAGAGCTTCAACTGGAGTAAACTGCCTGATACTAAGCTTCACGGTACTATATGGCAGGAGCTTGATGATACTAAACTGTATAACGCTATGGACTTGCATactattgataaaatgttcTGCGCTTACCAGAAGAATGGGGTTCAG AACGAAGGCTCAGTAGAAGACTTGAGGCAGTTGGGTTCGAAGCCCCGCACTAAGATCCTGACCGTGATCGACGGCCGACGAGCGCAGAACTGCACCATCTTACTGTCGAAGCTGAAGATGACTGACGAGGAAATATGCCG AGCGATCCTCCGCATGGACAGCGGCGAACAGCTCCCCATAGACATGGTGGAACAGCTGGTGAAGTTCACGCCCAGCGCCGAGGAGGCGGCTCTGCTGGAGGAACATCAGGACGAGCTCGACAGCATGGCGCGGGCCGACCGCTTCCTCTACGAGATATCCAA GATTCCCCACTATTCCCAACGCGTTCGTCTCCTGCTCTTCAAGAAGAAGTTCAGTGGCGCCGCGGCTGAAGCCACCGCCCGCGCATGCGTGGTACTACGAGCGGCGCGAGACATGCCGCGATCCCGTCGCTTGAGAGCACTTCTCGAAATTGTATTAGCTCTCGGAAACTATATGAACAG AGGTGCCAGAGGCAATGCGTCAGGTTTCCGTCTGACGTCGCTGAACAAGCTGGCCGACACTAAGTCTTCTGTGTCAAGGAATACAACTTTACTGCATTATCTCGTCGAAATGCTGGAGTCTCAG TTCAAGGACATCCTTCTGCTCGAAGAAGACCTTCCCCACGTCCGCGCCGCCGCCAAGGTGTGCGTGGAACAACTAGAACGCGACGTAGCCGCTCTTCGCGCTGGTCTCCGCGATGTAGCCCGAGAGCTGGAGTACCACGCGGCGCTGCCGGCGCGGCCGCAGCAGGACATGTTCCTGCCCGTCATGCGCGAGTTCCACGCGCATGCCGTCTGCTCCTTCACGCAGTTGGAGGATCTGTTCCAT GACATGAAGAGCCGCCTGGAAGCTTGTGCCCACGCGTTCGGCGAAGAAGCCTCGGCGTCGCCCGAGCAACTGTTCGGTGCGCTGGACGCCTTCCTCACGCAGCTCGGGGACGCTCGCGCCGAGTGTgacgccgcccgccgccgccgggaTGACGAGGAGAGACGCACCAGGCATGAGCAGGAG CTCAAGAAACGCACAATGGAGCGAAAACAAGCGTCCAGCCTTCTAAGCTCCGTGGGCAAGTCGCTCGGCAAGTCCAACGGCAATACCGACTGCAACGGTCACTCCGACAGTTCCCGAGACGGAACCCTCACCAACGGACAGAAGGGAGAGTTCGATGACCTCATCTCCGCCCTCCGAACTGGCGACGTCTTCGGAGACGACGTGGCCAAGTTCAAACGCTCCCGCAAAGCCTCCAAAGTCAGCCACAAGGGAAGGGATTCCCCCCCTAGAGGCATCTGCAGGGAAGACTTCAGGGAACGACAGAAGAATTGA
- the LOC110372137 gene encoding disheveled-associated activator of morphogenesis 1 isoform X5, translating into MPHALRRRWPLCPCLQNDEPPEITYCVVGGEGGLALQAVTPTHPMPPQDELDAKFAELVEELDLTAVNKAAMMALPAAKKWQIYCSRRPPPGQPPPLATAPQLEEYIKALNEIADAFASSEGIPPAEACALVEGLKTALRTRAHSFVLRFIKQGGLGSLLDALQRAPRDDASTRHNLIAAIKALMNNSTGRAHVLAHPTSIDLIAQSLDTDNVKTKVAALEILGAVCLVPGGHKKVLEAMVHYQKYAGERARFQSIMNELDRSTGAYRDDLGLKTAIMSFVNAVLNYGPGEESLEFRLHLRYELLMLGIQPVIEKLRKYENETLDRHIEFFEMVRNEDERELARRFDKEHVDTKSATSMFELLRRKLSHTGAYPHLLSMLEHLLLLPLEYNPMSQHWLLLDRVVQQVVLQQPAAGSRANSDQGSERGSTSDTTKIYDPDVAPLEINVGEIVHLLAKEEELVAARTKAENLERENVDLATELAKKEKQVDEQSQEREELEGVVSRFKERLERETAAHMECSERARAAATRALQLEQQLNQERVERARFEKLVSEGSIPDDAKVSNLKSAVIETCSVPPPPPPPLLSAPPAPPAPPAPAPPPAPLAPLAPLAPAPPRAKKNVPTPGNPLKSFNWSKLPDTKLHGTIWQELDDTKLYNAMDLHTIDKMFCAYQKNGVQNEGSVEDLRQLGSKPRTKILTVIDGRRAQNCTILLSKLKMTDEEICRAILRMDSGEQLPIDMVEQLVKFTPSAEEAALLEEHQDELDSMARADRFLYEISKIPHYSQRVRLLLFKKKFSGAAAEATARACVVLRAARDMPRSRRLRALLEIVLALGNYMNRGARGNASGFRLTSLNKLADTKSSVSRNTTLLHYLVEMLESQFKDILLLEEDLPHVRAAAKVCVEQLERDVAALRAGLRDVARELEYHAALPARPQQDMFLPVMREFHAHAVCSFTQLEDLFHDMKSRLEACAHAFGEEASASPEQLFGALDAFLTQLGDARAECDAARRRRDDEERRTRHEQELKKRTMERKQASSLLSSVGKSLGKSNGNTDCNGHSDSSRDGTLTNGQKGEFDDLISALRTGDVFGDDVAKFKRSRKASKVSHKGRDSPPRGICREDFRERQKN; encoded by the exons GAAGAGCTGGACCTGACAGCCGTGAACAAAGCAGCCATGATGGCTCTCCCCGCGGCCAAGAAGTGGCAGATCTACTGCAGCCGGCGGCCTCCACCTGGACAGCCTCCACCACTAGCCACCGCGCCGCAGCTCGAAGAGTACATCAAGGCTCTTAACGAGATTGCTGAT GCCTTCGCATCATCAGAAGGCATACCACCAGCAGAAGCGTGCGCCCTAGTCGAAGGCCTCAAAACAGCATTACGGACACGAGCTCACAGCTTTGTACTCCGGTTCATCAAGCAGGGAGGCCTAGGTTCCTTGCTAGATGCCCTACAGCGAGCGCCAAGGGATGATGCTTCCACCAGGCATAACCTCATTGCGGCTATTAAAGCGCTCATGAACAACTCT ACGGGGCGCGCGCATGTGCTGGCTCACCCCACGAGCATCGATCTGATCGCACAGTCCTTAGACACTGACAATGTTAAGACAAAGGTCGCTGCACTTGAGATACTGGGAGCCGTTTGTCTTGTACCAGGAGGACATAAGAAG GTACTAGAAGCGATGGTCCACTACCAAAAATACGCGGGCGAGCGTGCCCGCTTCCAAAGCATTATGAACGAGTTGGACCGCAGTACCGGCGCCTACAGAGATGACCTTGGCTTGAAGACTGCCATCATGTCCTTCGTTAACGCCGTACTTAATTATGGACCGGGGGAAGAGAGCTTGGAGTTCAGGCTGCATTTGAGATATGAGCTGCTTATGTTGGGGATACAACCAG TAATCGAAAAACTCCGCAAATACGAAAACGAAACCCTGGACCGTCACATCGAGTTCTTCGAGATGGTTCGCAATGAGGACGAGAGGGAACTAGCGAGGCGGTTCGATAAGGAACATGTTGACACCAAGAGTGCTACTTCCATGTTCGAGCTGCTGAGGAGGAAGCTCAGCCATACTGGTGCTTACCCACATCTGCTGTCTATGTTGGAGCATCTACTGCTACTGCCAT TGGAATACAACCCGATGTCCCAGCACTGGCTGCTGCTGGACCGCGTGGTGCAGCAGGTGGTGCTGCAGCAGCCGGCCGCCGGCAGCCGCGCCAACTCCGACCAGGGCAGCGAGAGGGGCAGCACTTCTGATACTACTAAG ATCTATGACCCGGACGTAGCTCCTCTAGAGATCAACGTCGGCGAGATAGTCCATCTTTTAGCCAAAGAAGAAGAGCTGGTAGCCGCCAGGACGAAAGCCGAGAACTTGGAGAGAGAAAATGTGGATCTCGCTACCGAACTCGCTAAGAAG GAGAAGCAAGTGGATGAGCAGAGCCAAGAGCGAGAGGAGCTAGAAGGAGTCGTGTCACGCTTCAAGGAACGCCTTGAGCGCGAGACTGCGGCGCATATGGAGTGCTCCGAGcgagcccgcgccgccgccaccaGGGCTCTGCAGCTTGAGCAGCAG CTGAACCAGGAACGAGTCGAACGAGCGAGGTTTGAGAAACTAGTCAGTGAAGGAAGCATACCTGATGACGCCAAG GTCAGCAACCTAAAGAGCGCCGTCATTGAAACTTGCTCAGTTCCACCGCCTCCCCCTCCTCCCTTGTTAAGCGCCCCACCCGCGCCTCCCGCCCCACCTGCTCCTGCACCCCCTCCCGCGCCCCTAGCTCCTCTAGCCCCCCTCGCCCCCGCTCCACCTCGAGCAAAGAAGAACGTGCCAACTCCTGGTAATCCTCTGAAGAGCTTCAACTGGAGTAAACTGCCTGATACTAAGCTTCACGGTACTATATGGCAGGAGCTTGATGATACTAAACTGTATAACGCTATGGACTTGCATactattgataaaatgttcTGCGCTTACCAGAAGAATGGGGTTCAG AACGAAGGCTCAGTAGAAGACTTGAGGCAGTTGGGTTCGAAGCCCCGCACTAAGATCCTGACCGTGATCGACGGCCGACGAGCGCAGAACTGCACCATCTTACTGTCGAAGCTGAAGATGACTGACGAGGAAATATGCCG AGCGATCCTCCGCATGGACAGCGGCGAACAGCTCCCCATAGACATGGTGGAACAGCTGGTGAAGTTCACGCCCAGCGCCGAGGAGGCGGCTCTGCTGGAGGAACATCAGGACGAGCTCGACAGCATGGCGCGGGCCGACCGCTTCCTCTACGAGATATCCAA GATTCCCCACTATTCCCAACGCGTTCGTCTCCTGCTCTTCAAGAAGAAGTTCAGTGGCGCCGCGGCTGAAGCCACCGCCCGCGCATGCGTGGTACTACGAGCGGCGCGAGACATGCCGCGATCCCGTCGCTTGAGAGCACTTCTCGAAATTGTATTAGCTCTCGGAAACTATATGAACAG AGGTGCCAGAGGCAATGCGTCAGGTTTCCGTCTGACGTCGCTGAACAAGCTGGCCGACACTAAGTCTTCTGTGTCAAGGAATACAACTTTACTGCATTATCTCGTCGAAATGCTGGAGTCTCAG TTCAAGGACATCCTTCTGCTCGAAGAAGACCTTCCCCACGTCCGCGCCGCCGCCAAGGTGTGCGTGGAACAACTAGAACGCGACGTAGCCGCTCTTCGCGCTGGTCTCCGCGATGTAGCCCGAGAGCTGGAGTACCACGCGGCGCTGCCGGCGCGGCCGCAGCAGGACATGTTCCTGCCCGTCATGCGCGAGTTCCACGCGCATGCCGTCTGCTCCTTCACGCAGTTGGAGGATCTGTTCCAT GACATGAAGAGCCGCCTGGAAGCTTGTGCCCACGCGTTCGGCGAAGAAGCCTCGGCGTCGCCCGAGCAACTGTTCGGTGCGCTGGACGCCTTCCTCACGCAGCTCGGGGACGCTCGCGCCGAGTGTgacgccgcccgccgccgccgggaTGACGAGGAGAGACGCACCAGGCATGAGCAGGAG CTCAAGAAACGCACAATGGAGCGAAAACAAGCGTCCAGCCTTCTAAGCTCCGTGGGCAAGTCGCTCGGCAAGTCCAACGGCAATACCGACTGCAACGGTCACTCCGACAGTTCCCGAGACGGAACCCTCACCAACGGACAGAAGGGAGAGTTCGATGACCTCATCTCCGCCCTCCGAACTGGCGACGTCTTCGGAGACGACGTGGCCAAGTTCAAACGCTCCCGCAAAGCCTCCAAAGTCAGCCACAAGGGAAGGGATTCCCCCCCTAGAGGCATCTGCAGGGAAGACTTCAGGGAACGACAGAAGAATTGA
- the LOC110372137 gene encoding disheveled-associated activator of morphogenesis 1 isoform X2, with protein MGLPSWSRGLEVAEAARTRLVRWACGDPPAEPDPPRKKMPHALRRRWPLCPCLQNDEPPEITYCVVGGEGGLALQAVTPTHPMPPQDELDAKFAELVEELDLTAVNKAAMMALPAAKKWQIYCSRRPPPGQPPPLATAPQLEEYIKALNEIADAFASSEGIPPAEACALVEGLKTALRTRAHSFVLRFIKQGGLGSLLDALQRAPRDDASTRHNLIAAIKALMNNSTGRAHVLAHPTSIDLIAQSLDTDNVKTKVAALEILGAVCLVPGGHKKVLEAMVHYQKYAGERARFQSIMNELDRSTGAYRDDLGLKTAIMSFVNAVLNYGPGEESLEFRLHLRYELLMLGIQPVIEKLRKYENETLDRHIEFFEMVRNEDERELARRFDKEHVDTKSATSMFELLRRKLSHTGAYPHLLSMLEHLLLLPLEYNPMSQHWLLLDRVVQQVVLQQPAAGSRANSDQGSERGSTSDTTKIYDPDVAPLEINVGEIVHLLAKEEELVAARTKAENLERENVDLATELAKKEKQVDEQSQEREELEGVVSRFKERLERETAAHMECSERARAAATRALQLEQQLNQERVERARFEKLVSEGSIPDDAKVSNLKSAVIETCSVPPPPPPPLLSAPPAPPAPPAPAPPPAPLAPLAPLAPAPPRAKKNVPTPGNPLKSFNWSKLPDTKLHGTIWQELDDTKLYNAMDLHTIDKMFCAYQKNGVQNEGSVEDLRQLGSKPRTKILTVIDGRRAQNCTILLSKLKMTDEEICRAILRMDSGEQLPIDMVEQLVKFTPSAEEAALLEEHQDELDSMARADRFLYEISKIPHYSQRVRLLLFKKKFSGAAAEATARACVVLRAARDMPRSRRLRALLEIVLALGNYMNRGARGNASGFRLTSLNKLADTKSSVSRNTTLLHYLVEMLESQFKDILLLEEDLPHVRAAAKVCVEQLERDVAALRAGLRDVARELEYHAALPARPQQDMFLPVMREFHAHAVCSFTQLEDLFHDMKSRLEACAHAFGEEASASPEQLFGALDAFLTQLGDARAECDAARRRRDDEERRTRHEQELKKRTMERKQASSLLSSVGKSLGKSNGNTDCNGHSDSSRDGTLTNGQKGEFDDLISALRTGDVFGDDVAKFKRSRKASKVSHKGRDSPPRGICREDFRERQKN; from the exons GAAGAGCTGGACCTGACAGCCGTGAACAAAGCAGCCATGATGGCTCTCCCCGCGGCCAAGAAGTGGCAGATCTACTGCAGCCGGCGGCCTCCACCTGGACAGCCTCCACCACTAGCCACCGCGCCGCAGCTCGAAGAGTACATCAAGGCTCTTAACGAGATTGCTGAT GCCTTCGCATCATCAGAAGGCATACCACCAGCAGAAGCGTGCGCCCTAGTCGAAGGCCTCAAAACAGCATTACGGACACGAGCTCACAGCTTTGTACTCCGGTTCATCAAGCAGGGAGGCCTAGGTTCCTTGCTAGATGCCCTACAGCGAGCGCCAAGGGATGATGCTTCCACCAGGCATAACCTCATTGCGGCTATTAAAGCGCTCATGAACAACTCT ACGGGGCGCGCGCATGTGCTGGCTCACCCCACGAGCATCGATCTGATCGCACAGTCCTTAGACACTGACAATGTTAAGACAAAGGTCGCTGCACTTGAGATACTGGGAGCCGTTTGTCTTGTACCAGGAGGACATAAGAAG GTACTAGAAGCGATGGTCCACTACCAAAAATACGCGGGCGAGCGTGCCCGCTTCCAAAGCATTATGAACGAGTTGGACCGCAGTACCGGCGCCTACAGAGATGACCTTGGCTTGAAGACTGCCATCATGTCCTTCGTTAACGCCGTACTTAATTATGGACCGGGGGAAGAGAGCTTGGAGTTCAGGCTGCATTTGAGATATGAGCTGCTTATGTTGGGGATACAACCAG TAATCGAAAAACTCCGCAAATACGAAAACGAAACCCTGGACCGTCACATCGAGTTCTTCGAGATGGTTCGCAATGAGGACGAGAGGGAACTAGCGAGGCGGTTCGATAAGGAACATGTTGACACCAAGAGTGCTACTTCCATGTTCGAGCTGCTGAGGAGGAAGCTCAGCCATACTGGTGCTTACCCACATCTGCTGTCTATGTTGGAGCATCTACTGCTACTGCCAT TGGAATACAACCCGATGTCCCAGCACTGGCTGCTGCTGGACCGCGTGGTGCAGCAGGTGGTGCTGCAGCAGCCGGCCGCCGGCAGCCGCGCCAACTCCGACCAGGGCAGCGAGAGGGGCAGCACTTCTGATACTACTAAG ATCTATGACCCGGACGTAGCTCCTCTAGAGATCAACGTCGGCGAGATAGTCCATCTTTTAGCCAAAGAAGAAGAGCTGGTAGCCGCCAGGACGAAAGCCGAGAACTTGGAGAGAGAAAATGTGGATCTCGCTACCGAACTCGCTAAGAAG GAGAAGCAAGTGGATGAGCAGAGCCAAGAGCGAGAGGAGCTAGAAGGAGTCGTGTCACGCTTCAAGGAACGCCTTGAGCGCGAGACTGCGGCGCATATGGAGTGCTCCGAGcgagcccgcgccgccgccaccaGGGCTCTGCAGCTTGAGCAGCAG CTGAACCAGGAACGAGTCGAACGAGCGAGGTTTGAGAAACTAGTCAGTGAAGGAAGCATACCTGATGACGCCAAG GTCAGCAACCTAAAGAGCGCCGTCATTGAAACTTGCTCAGTTCCACCGCCTCCCCCTCCTCCCTTGTTAAGCGCCCCACCCGCGCCTCCCGCCCCACCTGCTCCTGCACCCCCTCCCGCGCCCCTAGCTCCTCTAGCCCCCCTCGCCCCCGCTCCACCTCGAGCAAAGAAGAACGTGCCAACTCCTGGTAATCCTCTGAAGAGCTTCAACTGGAGTAAACTGCCTGATACTAAGCTTCACGGTACTATATGGCAGGAGCTTGATGATACTAAACTGTATAACGCTATGGACTTGCATactattgataaaatgttcTGCGCTTACCAGAAGAATGGGGTTCAG AACGAAGGCTCAGTAGAAGACTTGAGGCAGTTGGGTTCGAAGCCCCGCACTAAGATCCTGACCGTGATCGACGGCCGACGAGCGCAGAACTGCACCATCTTACTGTCGAAGCTGAAGATGACTGACGAGGAAATATGCCG AGCGATCCTCCGCATGGACAGCGGCGAACAGCTCCCCATAGACATGGTGGAACAGCTGGTGAAGTTCACGCCCAGCGCCGAGGAGGCGGCTCTGCTGGAGGAACATCAGGACGAGCTCGACAGCATGGCGCGGGCCGACCGCTTCCTCTACGAGATATCCAA GATTCCCCACTATTCCCAACGCGTTCGTCTCCTGCTCTTCAAGAAGAAGTTCAGTGGCGCCGCGGCTGAAGCCACCGCCCGCGCATGCGTGGTACTACGAGCGGCGCGAGACATGCCGCGATCCCGTCGCTTGAGAGCACTTCTCGAAATTGTATTAGCTCTCGGAAACTATATGAACAG AGGTGCCAGAGGCAATGCGTCAGGTTTCCGTCTGACGTCGCTGAACAAGCTGGCCGACACTAAGTCTTCTGTGTCAAGGAATACAACTTTACTGCATTATCTCGTCGAAATGCTGGAGTCTCAG TTCAAGGACATCCTTCTGCTCGAAGAAGACCTTCCCCACGTCCGCGCCGCCGCCAAGGTGTGCGTGGAACAACTAGAACGCGACGTAGCCGCTCTTCGCGCTGGTCTCCGCGATGTAGCCCGAGAGCTGGAGTACCACGCGGCGCTGCCGGCGCGGCCGCAGCAGGACATGTTCCTGCCCGTCATGCGCGAGTTCCACGCGCATGCCGTCTGCTCCTTCACGCAGTTGGAGGATCTGTTCCAT GACATGAAGAGCCGCCTGGAAGCTTGTGCCCACGCGTTCGGCGAAGAAGCCTCGGCGTCGCCCGAGCAACTGTTCGGTGCGCTGGACGCCTTCCTCACGCAGCTCGGGGACGCTCGCGCCGAGTGTgacgccgcccgccgccgccgggaTGACGAGGAGAGACGCACCAGGCATGAGCAGGAG CTCAAGAAACGCACAATGGAGCGAAAACAAGCGTCCAGCCTTCTAAGCTCCGTGGGCAAGTCGCTCGGCAAGTCCAACGGCAATACCGACTGCAACGGTCACTCCGACAGTTCCCGAGACGGAACCCTCACCAACGGACAGAAGGGAGAGTTCGATGACCTCATCTCCGCCCTCCGAACTGGCGACGTCTTCGGAGACGACGTGGCCAAGTTCAAACGCTCCCGCAAAGCCTCCAAAGTCAGCCACAAGGGAAGGGATTCCCCCCCTAGAGGCATCTGCAGGGAAGACTTCAGGGAACGACAGAAGAATTGA